In one window of Gossypium hirsutum isolate 1008001.06 chromosome A01, Gossypium_hirsutum_v2.1, whole genome shotgun sequence DNA:
- the LOC107958082 gene encoding abscisic acid receptor PYL4, which translates to MLYQKRYPITYTMPVPDAVARHHTHPVGPSQCCSAVVQQIAAPVSTVWSVVRRFDNPQAYKHFVKSCHVIVGDGDVGTLREVHVISGLPAARSTERLEILDEESHVLSFSVIGGEHRLSNYRSVTTLHPSTNGNGTVVVESYVVDVPPGNTEDDTCVFVDTIVRCNLQSLAQIAENLASRK; encoded by the coding sequence ATGCTTTACCAAAAGCGGTACCCTATAACATACACCATGCCAGTCCCAGACGCCGTTGCTCGCCACCACACCCACCCTGTTGGTCCCAGCCAGTGTTGCTCAGCCGTAGTCCAGCAGATCGCTGCCCCAGTTTCCACCGTCTGGTCCGTCGTCCGTCGGTTTGACAACCCCCAGGCTTACAAGCACTTCGTCAAGAGCTGTCATGTAATCGTTGGGGACGGTGATGTCGGTACCCTTCGTGAAGTCCACGTCATCTCAGGCCTACCCGCCGCGAGGAGCACCGAACGTCTCGAGATCCTTGATGAAGAGAGTCATGTTCTTAGCTTCAGTGTCATCGGTGGAGAACATCGGTTATCTAACTACAGGTCGGTAACGACCCTTCATCCTTCCACAAACGGGAATGGAACGGTGGTTGTGGAATCTTACGTGGTGGACGTACCGCCGGGGAACACCGAAGATGACACGTGCGTCTTCGTTGATACCATTGTTCGGTGTAACCTGCAGTCACTTGCTCAGATCGCAGAGAATCTAGCAAGCCGGAAATAG
- the LOC107939666 gene encoding uncharacterized protein At5g01610 isoform X2, with the protein MWVGHQADKQLGSVGNEIDQISSSIEGGAKWLVNTIKGKVQKPLPELLKEYDLPIGIFPCDATNYKLEEETGKLTVHLPSICEIEYRDSSVLRFFTTVTGHLAKGKLADIDGMKTKMILWIKVSCITSDGSKLYVSAGITKTRNRDAYEVNRDGIGVDKF; encoded by the exons ATGTGGGTGGGCCATCAAGCCGACAAGCAACTCGGTTCCGTCGGCAACGAAATCGAC CAAATCTCCAGTAGTATTGAAGGAGGAGCCAAATGGTTGGTTAATACAATCAAAG GGAAAGTACAAAAGCCATTACCAGAGCTGTTAAAGGAGTATGATTTGCCAATAGGCATCTTCCCTTGTGATGCCACCAACTATAAGTTAGAAGAAGAGACAGGGAAGCTTACTGTTCATCTCCCATCAATATGTGAAATCGAATACAGGGACTCATCTGTTCTACGCTTCTTCACCACTGTGACTGGCCATTTAGCGAAAGGAAAGCTCGCAGATATAGATGGTATGAAGACAAAAATGATATTATGGATAAAAGTATCATGCATCACTTCTGATGGATCAAAGCTGTATGTTAGTGCTGGAATAACCAAAACCAGGAACAGAGATGCTTATGAGGTTAATAGGGATGGTATAGGTGTCGACAAGTTCTAG
- the LOC107939666 gene encoding uncharacterized protein At5g01610 isoform X1, which translates to MDQVLNKVGTMWVGHQADKQLGSVGNEIDQISSSIEGGAKWLVNTIKGKVQKPLPELLKEYDLPIGIFPCDATNYKLEEETGKLTVHLPSICEIEYRDSSVLRFFTTVTGHLAKGKLADIDGMKTKMILWIKVSCITSDGSKLYVSAGITKTRNRDAYEVNRDGIGVDKF; encoded by the exons atggaTCAGGTGTTGAACAAGGTAGGCACGATGTGGGTGGGCCATCAAGCCGACAAGCAACTCGGTTCCGTCGGCAACGAAATCGAC CAAATCTCCAGTAGTATTGAAGGAGGAGCCAAATGGTTGGTTAATACAATCAAAG GGAAAGTACAAAAGCCATTACCAGAGCTGTTAAAGGAGTATGATTTGCCAATAGGCATCTTCCCTTGTGATGCCACCAACTATAAGTTAGAAGAAGAGACAGGGAAGCTTACTGTTCATCTCCCATCAATATGTGAAATCGAATACAGGGACTCATCTGTTCTACGCTTCTTCACCACTGTGACTGGCCATTTAGCGAAAGGAAAGCTCGCAGATATAGATGGTATGAAGACAAAAATGATATTATGGATAAAAGTATCATGCATCACTTCTGATGGATCAAAGCTGTATGTTAGTGCTGGAATAACCAAAACCAGGAACAGAGATGCTTATGAGGTTAATAGGGATGGTATAGGTGTCGACAAGTTCTAG